atgtatatattgtaataaaGCAGAGTTCTAGACCAGCTTTATAACCATTATGTTCCTTTATATTTCTCACAACTCACAACAGCAGGATGAAGATTCAGGTGGTTTGATAAATGCTGCCACCTTGTGGCTAAAATTAACTTtgtataaaaagataaatatttgaaaGCTTTAAAACCATCATATTCATACACCATGCATATAGTACAAATAATATAAgccaacattttctgtaaaatatACAATCATATCATCTCATTTTTTGATACATCAGCATTTCTGGACAAGAAGACTAAGGTGTCTGTGGCCCTCTCCTCCTCGGCCCCTTAATAATCCCCCGTACAGGAGCTCTCATCTGTGCTCGCAGTGGAGCCCTGAGTCCAACGCTGGGGGGAATCCTCTGCACCGGCCGCCGAGGCAGAGTGAATCTGCCGCTCCTTAGATCGTCCACAAAACCCTCCACGCTGTCAAACTTTGCAGAGAGCCTCGCCAGCTCATCTTTTAGAGCGTTGAAGTGCTTGTAGAGATCTCCCAGAGCATCTGACAGGGGCTGGATCCTTCACACAAGTAGAGATAtgaaggaaagtacaaatgactaaattattttaaatgactgCATGACCTGTCAAAGAGCTTTGGTACTTTGATTTTCCATAAGCTCACATTAAATTGGAACATTGTTTACTGGTAGAAGACAAAGGAGAGCCAAGTCAAGTTGACAACTTGAAAGTCAGGCCATGCTGTTAAGGAGGAACAGCCCCATCATCTGCAGGAAACATCAGGACAACAGACATAAAGCATGGTAGTCCCTTAAGAGAAGATGAAAGTTTATAAAGAGCACATTTTTGTCCAAAATCTCAGAAAAGACACCTACGAGTGAACAAGTGAAATATTTACTCACATAAACATTTGGcgcagagtctttttttttaaagaaaggttCAATGACTTGGAGTTatataaatcacacaagtgaagagaaaagaaaagaaaccatcttgtgatgtttgtgttttaaaatcatgacAAACACTATCACCTCCAAATGAATGTGACATGAATATGATATTAGTGTGTACAGAGTTAAGGGAACTTTAATAGGATGCAGAAGAAgatcatgtttgtgtctcattatgagtttctgttgatttttataactaataacagaaataacaggacagatttacagctcataaaaaagattatgaaacatttttaatcagctcAACTAACAGAGATggactttatgttttatacataAACTTTTGTTGGACCCTCAGGTTATTTACTAGATTCAAAGAAGATCATCAGAActccaaagacaacaacaacatgacaaacaggaacaaacagacataaatcctgtctgttattaatgaatgaaaacagtgctgagtgtgtaaactcctcctcctcctcctcttctcctctcctcagtgtctttataagcttcagtgtctcttctcctcacactccaaccctgctcacctctcagctggacagtaagggacgtttacagcacacactgacaacatgctggggaccctgtgcactctcatcactgctctaacatgtaaggaggctgacttactgcagctttgagctcatgttggattcatcagtctgtgtgtttctcttgactccatgtcatcttgttgtttccaggtgtgagtgctgtgacgctggtgacacagaagcctcctgttgtgactctgaggagaggagagacagccacCATGGACTGTAACCTGGGGACTGTGACGAACAGTTATGCTCTTTGGTACAAACAGATTCCAGGAGGAGTTCCTCAGTATATTCTCAGGAACTATCACAGCAGCTCTCCAGAGTATGgctctggtttctcctctccaaagttCACATCCACTCATCAGTCACAATCAGATTATCGTTTGATCAtcagcactgtggaggagagagactcagcagtTTATTACTGTCAGACATGGGACAGCTCTGTCAATGAGAAcgtatcacagtgatttacaccgtgacaaaaacctcctcactgaacacttctgctttttgactCTCTGACACATTAACTAAAGCCCCCTGTAACTACCAGCCAGTGTCCTCAGTGTATTCTTGATAGACCactttgatgtaaaaaaacaaaaaaacattaaccatttattaacCATCAGTAAACATGAAGACATaacatatttcagtgttttcagactctttttctttcattttcatgacACTTCATTTTGAAAACCATGAAGCCACCATTCAAATAGTTTTCTGTTATATGCTGGAAAGGAGGCTCTAGCCGATTGTTGAGCCTCGGATACAGGAAGAACAATGGTGATTCCGTCCTGGTCGTGGGACAGTGGATCAGCTCTTTACCCTCGCAGAGCTTCTTGGGGGGGCATGGGAATTTgccaacccagtctcatgtcaaaatgtgtaatacctatgtttgtccacagcgcaaaacgtagtagtttcacagtAAGGGctttaaaattgtgacatgcctaCATTTTCTTTTGCCTGTTGTTGAATTGTCTTTGTTGCATCCAGTGCGTGCATGTGAATAAGAAGACAATTTATTAATTGCCAGTGGTTCATTTATTAACCGAGAGTAGACATGTGTCATTCATCAGGCATGACATGTTATAACTGCGCATTCTAGTGGTGCTGATCAGGATAAACACGCGCCTGCTACGGTGGCCTGTAGTAAACAAACAGAACGATCATTTAGCGAATGATCTACATCCTTACATTTTGCTTTTAGCTCTAtcagaagcaaaaaaacactttgcaaaATCAACATAAAACTATTCTGTCTTACTGTACTGCTAACATGTACATCATACAGCTTTGTAGAAACTTATGGACTTTTCAATAACATTTCCACATTTAACTTGTAACTATCACAGAATCATGACATTTCTGttaagttttctctttttcaaaatactcaacaaaatgaaacacacattttactgtcccttttacttctttctttttttttagttcattttaCTGAATGTATTTTGGAGTTGGTCTGCAAATGCGTCCTGAGCGTGAGATGTAAGGGGTGTTACTGTAATTACTGAGGGggttctctgtctgtgtgaagtGGCCTTCGAGGGGATTTGTGATGAGGTCTCAGTGTGTA
This Labrus bergylta chromosome 16, fLabBer1.1, whole genome shotgun sequence DNA region includes the following protein-coding sequences:
- the LOC136183069 gene encoding immunoglobulin lambda-1 light chain-like isoform X2, which encodes MLGTLCTLITALTCVSAVTLVTQKPPVVTLRRGETATMDCNLGTVTNSYALWYKQIPGGVPQYILRNYHSSSPEYGSGFSSPKFTSTHQSQSDYRLIISTVEERDSAVYYCQTWDSSVNENVFGQGTKLIVTSSSLSPPVLTVFPPSSAELQSNKASLVCLSSQSVPFADVSWSAAGSPVSSGISTSTAVQQPDQTFQISSYLSIQTSDWNMDKVYTCRVSLGSQTSEKTINKSHCSTEDQ